The nucleotide sequence CCCGCAGCATTATATAAATTATAATCTCCAAGGAGCTTTGGCATGACGACTTCAGTCTCATTGAAGATCACGCCCTGCTCTGTTATCACACAGTCCGCACCTATGGATTCAGAAAAAGTTTTTGTGGCTGGATCGAGTAAACGCGTACCATAAGTATCATCGGCATTCACTACTTTGATTTTTGAATAATAATCCTCAAACAAAGATTTTTTTACGTCAAAATACTCTTCCATTGAACCATGATACTGAAGGTGATCTTCACTAAGATTAGTAAATAAAACGGCCTCAAAAGCTAAGCCATATAAACGCATTTGATCTAGCCCATGACTTGAGGCTTCCAAGACTACATATTTAGCACCTTTTTGATGAACCTCTTCAAAAAATGAATGGAGTTCTTCCGCTCCCGGAGTGGTCAAAGCACTGGGGTTTATTTCTGTACTAAGACCTTGACCCAAAGTCCCCATAATAGCGGCTTTCTCACCCATGCCATTAAGGATATATTGGAGGATATAAGCCGTACTGGATTTGCCATTGGTCCCTGTTATTGCAATAATCTTCAATTTATCACAAACATCATCATGAAAAAATCGCGCAAGTTTAGCATTGGCTTTCCTGAGGTCTTTCACACAAACCTGAGGTATAGCCACATCGAGGAACTCTTCGCAAAGCAGCACTCGAGCGCCTTTAGCTAAAGCTTCGGCAATAAATTTACTGCCATCGAGGGAGTGGCCTTTCAGAACGGAAAAGACATAGTTTTTCTTAATCTTTCTTGAGTCTGAACTAAATCCTTCAACAAATTCTGGCAAGCCTGAACTTACCTTAGGCTCCAAAGCCTCTAAGCATTTGAGTAGTTCTTTACTTGACTTCATCGGAGATTTCTTCTGGCAAGTCAGGTTTTACATTTAAATAGCGCAAAGTTTTTTCTGCTATACGTCTAAAAGTTGGTGCTGCGGCAGTACCACCATAACGGTACTTATAGGCAGGCTCATCCACTACAACCATTAATACAAAAGCTGGGTTATCTGCAGGGGCGTAACCGACAAAGGAAGCTACGTGAATTGTATTTGAATACGCGTTATTGACCCATTTTTGTGAAGTCCCTGTCTTTCCTGCTACATAATAGCCTGGCACATGAGCCTTAGGTGCGGTACCCCCATCTCGTGTTACTGTTTTTAAAGCGTTTGTCATTCCTTGAGTGACGCGCAAAGGTAAAACTCTTCGCTTAAGAAGTGGTGGATATTCAATGACTTCCTCTGTACCAGCTTTCTTCACTTTATCCACAACACGTAACTGCATCATATTGCCATCATTGGCTAGAGCGCCCCACGCCTGCATCATTTGCGGTACTGTAACAGCAATACCCTGCCCAATAGGCATGCGACTAATTGATAAACCATCCCATTTATTAGCCGAACGAAAAATCCCTCGTGACTCAGTCCCTAAATTAAGTCCTGTTCTTTCTCCAAAACCAAAGCGCCTCAAGCCTGCATACATGGCATTTTTACCAACGCTAATTGCCAGTTTTGCGGTTCCAATATTACTCGATTTTTGAATTACCTGCCAAATGGGGATCGTTCCATAATGGTGTCCCGCATCTCGCAAAGGCTTACCCGAATGAAACCACATGCCATCTTCACAATCAATACGGTCATTAAATGAAATATTTCTCAAACTCATTACCACGGCAATACTACAGGCCTTCATAATCGACCCTGGCTCAAATACATCTTCTAAAAGGCGATTGGCATACTTATCTCGAGTCATGGTCGAACGTTGATTCGGATTGAAGGTGGGTCGCTGGGCCATGGCTAAAATTCCACCCGTTCTCGGGTCTGTCATCATTGCATAGACTGACTTACAAGGAATCTCTGAAACTAGGCGATCTAACTCTTCTTCCATAAAAGACTGAATAGGCTCGGAAATTGTTAGATACACATCCCAGCCATCCTTAGGATTGATGCTTTTTAGCGTATGCAGTTCTTTATTCCTGCGAGAGCGCTCAATAACCACTTCACCACTAGTTGGTGTCATTTCCTTATCATATTTAGATTCGATGCCCATGACCCCATTTCCCTTATGGCCCATAAAGCCCAAAACATTAGATGCTAAGGTATTTTTCGGATAGAAACGACTTTGGGATTCTTCATAATGTAAGCCAGGTAATTTCATTTCGCGAAGCTTCATCACTTTATCAATAGTAACACCCTTCGCTACCACTAACTGAACAAGTTTTTCATTCTCAAAACGAGGGCGAAGTAAGGCATCACTCACCCCTGTTTCTTTTTTGAGAATTTCAAAAACTTCCCATTTCCTGGAACCCATATGCCTCGGTTCAGCAAAGACCTCGTAAGTCACTCTGGTCATCGCTAAGATATTGGGGGCAGGTGAACGCGTGGAATCAAAAATCATTCCACGTCGACCTTTAGATAGACGCTTGGCGGTATATTTTTTTTGAGCTTTACTTAAAAGTTCATCATGACGATGAACTTGGACATAATAAAAACGCGCCAAAAGCACCGAAAAGAATAGTACGGCAAAAGTCGTAACTAAAACTAGGCGTGCTTTAAAGCCATCACGCATTAAGAATTATGGCTGAACTGTAGTTACAGCAAGTTGCCCTTCTGAACCCAATTGTTTTCCGACATCATCAAGTGGAGCCTGAATATGATAAAGCTCCATCACATAACTGGGGTTCGGCGAATGTAAATTTAATTTATATTCACGTACTTTTCTGAAAATGTAACTGCTCTGAGTCTTCTCTTCTAACTGAGCTTTTAAGTTGATACGACGCACTTGAGCTTCATGAAGAAGTTTCTTTTGTAAGGACAATTCAGACTGGATTTTATCCTGGTGCGTTTCCATATATAAATAGCCTAGTGCCAACACCAAGACTAATAATGCATCAAAGATCAAGATCCAGCTTCCGCCGCGCTTTGCGTCCTTATTGTTTTTCATTTTCCTATCCTTATCTTATTAAATTTTTTCGGCCACACGCAGCTTTGCACATGCGGATCTTGTATTTTCTTCAAGCTCACCTGACTCAGCGGTCAAGGGCTTACGTGTTATGATTTTCATTTGTGGTGAACGTCCACAGACACACACAGGGATATCTGGAGGGCAATCACAGGCTACTGCTTTCTCTTTGAAAAACTCTTTCACCATTCGGTCTTCGAGCGAATGAAAACTTATGACCGCCAAACGCCCTCCTGGCTTCAGAAGATCAAAGGCAGCTGCCATGCCGGACTCAAGTGCTCCAAGTTCATCATTGACGGCAATTCGCAAGGCTTGAAAAGCTAGTGTTGGCGCTGGATTTCGTTTACGGCGATTGCGATTAACACACACTCGATCAGCTAAACCAGCTAATTGCTCTGTATGTGTAAAGAGCTCCTTATCACGATCTGCCACAATGGCTTTTGCCAAGCGATAAGCTTCTTTCA is from Lentisphaera profundi and encodes:
- a CDS encoding UDP-N-acetylmuramoyl-L-alanyl-D-glutamate--2,6-diaminopimelate ligase, which encodes MKSSKELLKCLEALEPKVSSGLPEFVEGFSSDSRKIKKNYVFSVLKGHSLDGSKFIAEALAKGARVLLCEEFLDVAIPQVCVKDLRKANAKLARFFHDDVCDKLKIIAITGTNGKSSTAYILQYILNGMGEKAAIMGTLGQGLSTEINPSALTTPGAEELHSFFEEVHQKGAKYVVLEASSHGLDQMRLYGLAFEAVLFTNLSEDHLQYHGSMEEYFDVKKSLFEDYYSKIKVVNADDTYGTRLLDPATKTFSESIGADCVITEQGVIFNETEVVMPKLLGDYNLYNAAGAILLATELLGKSSIHKIKNIMLGFPGVPGRLEVFEKANGAKLIVDFAHSQEALEKVIGEVRKICLDKLFLVFGCGGDRDRSRRYGMGLASDLADEVTLTNDNPRSEEPSKIIEDILSTKQRSAEIILGREQAIRTASSALGPGDCLIIAGKGHEQTQIYKDHTVDFCDRDLCRKIIEEEKAC
- a CDS encoding peptidoglycan D,D-transpeptidase FtsI family protein; the protein is MRDGFKARLVLVTTFAVLFFSVLLARFYYVQVHRHDELLSKAQKKYTAKRLSKGRRGMIFDSTRSPAPNILAMTRVTYEVFAEPRHMGSRKWEVFEILKKETGVSDALLRPRFENEKLVQLVVAKGVTIDKVMKLREMKLPGLHYEESQSRFYPKNTLASNVLGFMGHKGNGVMGIESKYDKEMTPTSGEVVIERSRRNKELHTLKSINPKDGWDVYLTISEPIQSFMEEELDRLVSEIPCKSVYAMMTDPRTGGILAMAQRPTFNPNQRSTMTRDKYANRLLEDVFEPGSIMKACSIAVVMSLRNISFNDRIDCEDGMWFHSGKPLRDAGHHYGTIPIWQVIQKSSNIGTAKLAISVGKNAMYAGLRRFGFGERTGLNLGTESRGIFRSANKWDGLSISRMPIGQGIAVTVPQMMQAWGALANDGNMMQLRVVDKVKKAGTEEVIEYPPLLKRRVLPLRVTQGMTNALKTVTRDGGTAPKAHVPGYYVAGKTGTSQKWVNNAYSNTIHVASFVGYAPADNPAFVLMVVVDEPAYKYRYGGTAAAPTFRRIAEKTLRYLNVKPDLPEEISDEVK